TGAAAGAAAGGCTGAGGGTTACGCTCAAAGTATCGAATTCTAAGCCCCTCAGCCATGTCTTTGAGTCTAGCGCGCCTCGACCTGACCCAACTCTTCTGCGACGTTGACGACGTCTATCGTAAGTTTGAGCGGCTCTGTGAACAAGCTATCCCGCGACTGCCGTGCGACGGGCAGCCGAAAGCCTATCAGTCTAGATTGAGCATCAGCGACGTGATGACTATCGTCATCGCCTTCCATGGCTCGGGCTATCGAACGTTTAAGGATTTTTACAACCAGAAGGTCTTGCCTGACTGGCGGGACGCCTTTCCCAACTTGGTGAGCTACGGACGGTTTATCGAACTCATGCCTTGGAGCTTTATGGCTTTAGTGAGCTTTCTAAACACGTGCTGTTTTGGCAAGGTCACCGGCATCAGTTTCATCGATTCCACCTCGGTCGCGGTCTGCCATATCAAGCGGGCCAAGACTCACAAGACGTTCAAGGGCTTGGCGGGTTGGGGCAAATCGTCGGTGGGGTGGTACTTCGGCTTTAAGTTACACCTCATCATTAACGACCACGGTGAACTGCTGACCGTTGCCCTGACGCCGGGCAATACTGATGACCGTAAGCCCGTTCCCGACATGACTAAAGACCTGGTCGGAAAGCTGTTTGGAGACCGAGGGTATATTTCGCAGGCGCTCTTTGAGTCGCTCTTTGAGCGGGGTCTAGAGCTGATTACCAAACGTCGCAAGACCATGAAAAACGCCCTGATGCCGCTGCTCGATAAGCTCCTGCTGCGCAAACGCCCGATTATCGAGACGGTCAACGGGAACCGTCCAATAGCTGTCTTCCCCAGCAGTGCTGAATCAAGCCTTTTGGACAGTAGATTCAGCCCCTGGCTCTGCCAGTCTGATCGGTACGTTGAGAAACTCAGCCGATCGCAGCTGAGGATAGACAAACTCCACATCGGCAGCGATCGCCTGAGCCTCGATTTCTGCCTCGATCACCGCATGGCACTGAATTTGTCCAGTAGGAGAATTAACCTCTGTCGGTAACCGAATCGGGTGATCGGCGATCAGCATTGGCTGTGCTAAGGCTGGAGCAGTTATGAGGCCGCCCATGGGGGCGCTGAAGATAGTCGCGAATATGAGTGTCAGTCGGAATGGGTTCATGGTCTTTAAGCAATCAAAGGTTGGGTACCTACGATGACGGGCTGGAAATACCGATTATCTAAGCGCATCACCTGAACGAATCCCGCCTTCTCCATGAGCTGCGCCAGGTGATCGGGACGGATGGCGTAGTAGCGCGATCGCATGACATGGGTTTGTACCTGCTGCGTTTGTCGATCCTCCTCCAGGAAGTAGAACGCCAGGTCATACCAATCGCCATCAAAATCCCACACTTGAAACAACAAATAGCGCTTACCGCTAATTTCTCGCAGGCCGTAAGGTTTGACAATCCCTCGACCACGGGGTTCACGGTCGTAGTCTCGCAGGGTAATCAGACAGCCACCGCCAGGTTTAATACAGTTGCGAAAAGCCTGCAAGGCCTGAAGAATTGCAGCGTCTGTGAGTAGGTGCGGGACTGAGTTATCGCAGGAAATTAAGGCATCAAAGGTTTCGGCATAGTGCTGATCAACCTGGCGCATATC
This sequence is a window from Candidatus Obscuribacterales bacterium. Protein-coding genes within it:
- a CDS encoding class I SAM-dependent methyltransferase; the encoded protein is MNDFYDRLAPFYSLIYEDWDAAIAQQANQLSHLIQQNWGTEVKTVLDVSCGIGTQTLGLAALGYQVTASDLSAGEIHLARQEANRRRLNVPFSVCDMRQVDQHYAETFDALISCDNSVPHLLTDAAILQALQAFRNCIKPGGGCLITLRDYDREPRGRGIVKPYGLREISGKRYLLFQVWDFDGDWYDLAFYFLEEDRQTQQVQTHVMRSRYYAIRPDHLAQLMEKAGFVQVMRLDNRYFQPVIVGTQPLIA
- a CDS encoding IS982 family transposase — protein: MSLSLARLDLTQLFCDVDDVYRKFERLCEQAIPRLPCDGQPKAYQSRLSISDVMTIVIAFHGSGYRTFKDFYNQKVLPDWRDAFPNLVSYGRFIELMPWSFMALVSFLNTCCFGKVTGISFIDSTSVAVCHIKRAKTHKTFKGLAGWGKSSVGWYFGFKLHLIINDHGELLTVALTPGNTDDRKPVPDMTKDLVGKLFGDRGYISQALFESLFERGLELITKRRKTMKNALMPLLDKLLLRKRPIIETVNGNRPIAVFPSSAESSLLDSRFSPWLCQSDRYVEKLSRSQLRIDKLHIGSDRLSLDFCLDHRMALNLSSRRINLCR